A genomic stretch from Mycobacterium paraterrae includes:
- a CDS encoding aldehyde dehydrogenase family protein, producing the protein MVNHEPRMLIDGKLVESETGRQFDNINPATEEVLGSTYDATRADMERAIAAARHAFDNTDWSRNGEARAAGLRQLQEALQAEREDLRSELISEVGCPLLSTYGPQLDVPLNEALTWPADMISQFSWKRSLPDKDAFGMGSLTTREVWKEPIGVVGVITPWNFPLEIILNKIGPILAMGNTCVLKPAPDTPWNATRIGRIIAEHTDIPPGVINIVPSSDHLVGEVISTSPLVDMVAFTGSTATGRRIMAAASETVKPTFLELGGKSVYLILDEDGDISGAVGGSAFICMHAGQGCAMPTRLLVPNTRYDEAVEIVTAAMQKNKYGDPTDPSVLQGPLVSKKQHERVLGYIEKGRQEGARLVTGGGVPKHLPKGYFVEPTVFANVDNKMTIAQEEIFGPVLSVIGFDGDDDAVRIANESIYGLSGVVFASDLERAKSVASRIRTGTLGINGGLWYGADAPFGGYKQSGIGRQCGIEGLEIFTQTKTVGWPAA; encoded by the coding sequence ATGGTGAATCACGAACCCCGGATGCTGATCGACGGCAAGCTCGTCGAATCCGAGACCGGTCGCCAATTCGACAACATCAATCCGGCCACCGAAGAGGTTCTCGGCAGCACCTACGACGCAACCCGCGCCGACATGGAGCGCGCAATTGCCGCGGCGCGGCACGCGTTCGACAACACCGATTGGTCACGTAACGGCGAAGCGCGCGCCGCCGGTCTGCGCCAGCTCCAAGAGGCGCTGCAAGCCGAACGCGAAGACCTTCGCAGCGAACTCATCTCGGAAGTCGGCTGCCCCCTGCTGTCGACGTATGGACCCCAGCTCGACGTGCCGCTCAACGAGGCGCTGACCTGGCCCGCTGACATGATCAGCCAGTTCTCTTGGAAGCGTTCGCTTCCCGACAAGGACGCGTTCGGCATGGGCAGCCTCACCACGCGTGAAGTGTGGAAAGAGCCGATCGGCGTCGTGGGTGTCATCACGCCGTGGAACTTCCCGCTCGAGATCATCCTCAACAAGATCGGGCCGATTCTCGCGATGGGCAACACCTGTGTCTTGAAGCCCGCCCCCGACACACCGTGGAACGCCACCCGCATCGGCCGTATTATCGCCGAGCACACCGACATTCCGCCCGGCGTCATCAACATCGTCCCCTCCTCAGACCACCTTGTCGGCGAGGTCATTTCGACCTCTCCACTGGTGGACATGGTCGCCTTCACCGGCTCGACAGCCACCGGCAGACGGATCATGGCTGCGGCGTCAGAAACGGTGAAACCCACCTTCCTCGAGCTCGGCGGCAAGTCTGTCTATCTGATTCTCGACGAGGACGGCGACATCAGCGGTGCGGTCGGCGGTAGCGCCTTCATCTGCATGCACGCTGGGCAAGGGTGCGCGATGCCCACCCGGCTGCTGGTGCCCAACACACGCTACGACGAAGCCGTCGAGATCGTCACGGCGGCAATGCAGAAGAACAAGTACGGTGACCCCACCGACCCTTCGGTGCTCCAGGGGCCGTTGGTCTCCAAAAAGCAGCACGAGCGGGTTCTGGGCTACATCGAGAAGGGCCGGCAGGAAGGTGCGCGCCTGGTAACGGGCGGCGGGGTTCCCAAGCATCTGCCGAAGGGTTACTTCGTCGAGCCGACCGTCTTCGCGAACGTCGACAACAAGATGACGATCGCCCAGGAGGAGATCTTCGGCCCGGTGCTGTCGGTGATCGGTTTCGACGGCGACGACGATGCTGTGCGGATTGCCAACGAATCCATCTACGGGCTGTCAGGGGTGGTGTTCGCCAGCGACCTCGAGCGTGCAAAGTCGGTGGCGAGCCGGATCAGAACCGGGACGCTCGGCATCAACGGGGGGCTCTGGTACGGCGCAGACGCGCCGTTCGGTGGCTACAAGCAATCGGGCATCGGCCGGCAATGCGGCATCGAGGGGCTCGAAATCTTCACGCAGACAAAGACTGTCGGCTGGCCGGCCGCCTGA
- a CDS encoding NDMA-dependent alcohol dehydrogenase, which produces MKSKAAVLRGVGIDWEVTEVDLDPPHAGEVLVKMAYAGICHSDEHFYTGDSVPGADMEEMMRAAGVDVPEWFPMLGGHEGSGVVEAVGPEVHTLAPGDHVAVSFFPACGRCRWCVTGHTYLCDVGADVYSKAMTTDGTCRRHLNGENLMAMMQVGTFSEYVVASERSLVKINDWIPLEAASLVSCGVTTGFGSGSVAAGTEAGDTVVVIGVGGIGMNAVQGAKVAGAKHIVAVDPSEIKRSLAPTFGATHTAVDAGAALELVKEITWGVMADRVVLTPGVVPPDLIMLGMMLLRKGGTCVLTGMAKITDMNVPLILTDMVSSCKTLKGVLYGEMNPREAMPKLLAMYEAGQIKLDELVTQTYKLDDINEAMKDLRAGNNIRGVIAFN; this is translated from the coding sequence ATGAAGTCCAAAGCAGCGGTGTTGCGCGGCGTCGGCATTGACTGGGAGGTCACCGAGGTCGATCTCGACCCTCCTCACGCGGGCGAAGTTCTCGTCAAGATGGCGTATGCCGGCATTTGCCATTCCGACGAGCACTTCTACACCGGCGACAGTGTGCCGGGCGCGGACATGGAAGAGATGATGCGGGCCGCGGGCGTCGATGTGCCGGAGTGGTTCCCCATGCTCGGCGGCCATGAGGGCTCTGGCGTCGTCGAGGCGGTCGGGCCCGAGGTCCACACGCTCGCACCGGGTGACCACGTCGCCGTCTCGTTCTTCCCGGCGTGCGGTCGCTGTCGGTGGTGCGTGACTGGTCACACCTACCTGTGCGACGTCGGGGCGGACGTCTACAGCAAGGCGATGACGACCGATGGGACCTGCCGGCGGCATCTCAACGGTGAGAACCTGATGGCGATGATGCAGGTCGGCACCTTCTCCGAATACGTTGTGGCATCGGAGCGCTCGCTGGTCAAGATCAACGACTGGATCCCCCTGGAAGCCGCATCGCTGGTTTCCTGCGGTGTGACAACAGGTTTCGGCTCAGGTTCGGTCGCCGCCGGTACCGAGGCCGGTGACACCGTGGTGGTGATCGGGGTCGGCGGTATCGGGATGAACGCCGTCCAGGGCGCCAAGGTCGCCGGAGCCAAACACATCGTCGCCGTCGACCCCAGCGAGATCAAGCGAAGCCTCGCACCGACTTTCGGAGCCACCCACACCGCCGTCGACGCCGGCGCCGCTCTCGAGCTGGTCAAGGAGATCACCTGGGGCGTCATGGCCGACCGGGTCGTCCTAACTCCCGGAGTGGTGCCACCGGACTTGATCATGCTGGGCATGATGCTGCTCCGCAAGGGCGGCACGTGCGTGCTGACCGGCATGGCGAAGATCACCGACATGAACGTGCCGCTGATTTTGACCGACATGGTCAGCTCCTGCAAAACGCTCAAGGGCGTGCTCTACGGCGAGATGAACCCCCGCGAGGCGATGCCGAAACTATTGGCGATGTACGAGGCGGGCCAGATCAAACTCGACGAACTGGTCACCCAGACATACAAACTCGACGACATCAACGAGGCCATGAAAGACCTGCGCGCCGGCAATAACATCCGCGGCGTGATCGCGTTCAATTAG